tttctatttatgtcAGTTTTAGAGTCTTAAGAATCAGCTTTAGtatttttagtttaatattttgtcagttttagaattaaagtttgatatttttttcgacatttctatcagttttaaagttttaggtTTGATATTTCTGTAAGTtactttaaagttttaaattcaGTCAGTTTTAGTctttagtttgacattttgtctctttaagtctcaagtttgatattttgtcagttttagagTCTTACATTTGATAAATTTGTCAGTTTGAGGCttaagtttgatattttgtcattttgggagttttaaatttgatttttatgttatAGTCTTTAGTTtgctttttgtcagttttggggCTTTAAGGTTGTCATTTTGTCAGTTTAAGGCttaagtttgatattttgtcagttttagagTCTGTAgtttgtcatttctttctttttttagagcCTTAAGTTTGATGTTTTGCAGTGTTGGAGCATTTATGCATTTCGTCGTGCTCTGTCCTTAGGTCGTGTGCTGTTTTTTACACGCTCAGACTCTTGCTCATGGGCACAGAGGCAGTCGGTTTCCAACCTGCAGCTGCCTGTTACCATGGTTACctcagagaaagacagagagagagagtctgtcattcattcctctctctcttgttcATGTCAGTTCAGGTTTCTGAGCCTGACAGGATTATAACCTGACATGAAACGCTgaacgcacgcacacacacacacgcacacagtctGTGACATTGAGAGAAAATAGAATTGAAGGCTGCAGAGTCACAGTACAAATCAGACGCTATTTACCCTGgagctcacacatacacaacacaacacactctacaacacacacacagacacacaataaTGCAAACACACTGCCGTAGCTCTCTAGTTTGAATACCAGCCCGggttgaatgtgtgtgtgtgtgtgtgtgtgtgtaaagtagCAGAGGATTCAGCAGCAAAGCAAAATGTGCACAAGGCTTCACACACTTAATAAAGCCTTTTTAAACCCGGTTAAAGGTTTACACGGACAAATAATCAGGTTTCTGCAGCTGAAATCGAGCTGCATTAGCCCGCTCTCCTTATGGACGCCCCCTCATCCCCCCATCAAGGGCTTAACCTCCCAAAAAAGAGGTGCTGAGTTTCAAAACCATCCTCATTTTTGTCCGTGTGATGAATCTGTAGTGAACTAGAAGCAGAGTTTCACCCGATAATTCAAAACACTTAATCACAAAGGTCACTATTTGTTCTGTAAACATCAATTTATTgtaactgtgtttgttttgtaacattaaaaaaacacaaatgttaatgaattaattaacattaataatgaataaaggCTGAACAGTTAgttctacatttattttttcagaggacaacaaacaaaaagcatgcGAAATTGTCCCACAGCCACCAAAgtcatttgtggttttatgtttatttctgcggcttcatttttattttttattttttagttaaagATTGAAATCAAGCCGAGATTTAGAAACGCTACCGGACAGGTGACCATGCAGTTGTCTTCAGGGGAGTTTTCTCAAAAGTTACGGATGAATGACTGATCTGGCCGACTGGGCACATGCCCatgggcccaaagtgtcagggggctCCCTGGTctcatttgcaaaaatgtcaaatgtcagtgTAACAGGTACTGACCATACAGAGGGtacacaaaatcacaaagagatgcaaaggaactgcaaaaagacacaaaacaactacaaaaatgtatatgacaaccacaaaaagacacaaacaactgaaacggagacacacaaaattactacaaacaaaacaaccaacaaaagaCACCAAAACACCCCCAAAGAGACCCAAACGAataaaacaaccataaagacACATAACAACTACGAATACACACAACAGttacagagaaacaaaatctgactacaaaaaaaaaacacaaaacaaccacaaagagacacaaacccCAAAAAGATGCAgagcaactacaaagacacacaaactactaaagaacaaaacaaaacaatgacaagagacacagaataactactaaaagacattaaaaaaagacagaaaattaacaaagacacataaaacaatcacaaggaaacaaaacaataccACAGAGAGgtacaaaacaaccaaaaagaagCTTAAATGagtagaaatatatatatatatatatatatactatatatgatTGATCAGCCAGGAATTCTGCTTACTCTGAGAGCGTACTACTATctgcaacagaaaatgaaatcaagtcGAGTTGAGCCGCACCATAAAGTGAAAATGGGACACAATACTTAACTTATGTTTCAAATATccacaaaacagttttaatgttttgcattttagcctcttttttagcctgttagcatttagctcagaGCACCACAGTCCCTCAAAGATCTGCTAGCGCTGCTGCAAACACAAAGCTAATTTTAGAAGCGGTGTGATGGCACACAATGTCAACGGAAAGACACGATTACATTCAAATTCCTCCAGGGCGGCACAAATTGAAGATGTTTTAACCTGagccaaaaaaatgcacatatccCCAATTTGATTTGTGAATTTGctacagagacaaaaagcagAGACTGGAGGGAAACATCAGAAAGACCTGGGTCTCTGCTGCACTTTCGCCTCAGAGGATTTGGCCAATTAGTGGCTCTGTCATCTCATGCTGCTTTGAAAGGTTAGCACTCGATATATCAAAGTGCTGACTGACACGCCTCTTTTGATCGCTGACAGATGCTTTGTAGCTTTGAATGGACTGTTAATGAGCTCTCAGCCCTTTTCTTATAAGTCGTCACAGTATTTTGATTACGTGCTGTAAAATGACAAGTGGATGTGTGGCGTTCTCGTACTCGATTGACTGTAAACTTACATTTCTTCAGACCAGGTTTCAGTCTTTGCTCTCCACCATGATCGAGGCTAGGGGAAGGAACAAAGTCGAAATTAAATGCCATCACCTCTCCAAGGTGGTATTTCCATTCACCGTCACTcatatgctttattttaaatcatccAAATGTGACAGGcaattttttgcagtgttaGTTCATATTTGAAAGTGTCACGTTTCCAATCTGGATCCTCGAATCCAGCAGACAATAACTTCACTCCTGGATGATTGTAGCTCAGGTCTGGTTCTCTTAGTactaaaattgacttttttttgggaCAATCAGGACAAAACAAAGTGGCTGAACAGTGAAGCCAATACTGAAGTGCAAAAATCTGAATCACCACTGAAAACCTGCAAATCGGTTCACACTGCAGAAACTCTGGTTGCCTTGTCTCAcagttaaagggtttttttaaatgggttttggTTAAAAGTCTGGAAAAAGGTCTGCAATAAAGATGTCAGTAAGTTCCTTCTTTGTGATGTCTTTGGTTTCCCGGATACATTTGTGGATTAGCTCTGCCAATAGAAACCTGTCTCCCATCAGTAAATTCAGTTTGCTGAAAGTGAAGGGAAATACAAGGTGCACATCTTAATTGGTTCTTTGCAGTCCAACACAAACGTATGCACAAGATGTTTTGCCAGGTCCTGCATCTCCGGTCGTCTGCACGGGTCTTATGGCTTTGTGGTTTCCGATAGGGCTTTTGAATGTGTTACTTGGCTCTGTTGGTGTTTCCGTCTCTCCGTCTTCCCCTTATTTGGATCTGCATGACCTCTTGCTGTTTATTGATGTCTGTATCTGCCCCGGCTGTGATGAACAGCTCTGTTTAGATATCATCCAAACGCTCCAGGTCCATCCTGTCGGTCATGCCCTCTTAGATACACAAAAACTCGCTCTGGAGGAGTTTGCGTTGGTGCAGTAGGATTATAAAGGGAGGGCATGTTGGATTCACTTTCTGACCCTGCTTTGAAACCAGCATAATCAATTTCGGATCCATTGTCAGTGCTTGGACCCACATGTGTGGAGAACCAACCAAatcactgggaaaaaaaggcttagttgcacatttctgcaaaacacagatactgtatgttACATTCATGCATTAGTCTGTTgcggatatgttgaaactttgcGAACCAAAAAAACTTTAGGAACAAAAACCCATCGgttatgttttggaaaagatctttttttggcttaaaatacccacatTTAGAGACAAAAGCTGttggaaatggaaaaacaccctgttttgtttgtttgtttgtttgtttgtttgtttgtttgtttgtttgttggtacTGAACAGTAATCTGCAGTTTGACAGGCCTCTCTCCTCACTCCTATGTCCTCTGTATTCTGCTGCaaagattaatcgattagtcgTCAGATATTACATTAATTGTTGATTTGAAAATCTATTCATCGATTTGagtaatttttaagaaaaaaaaatcaaaattcttTGATTTGAGTATCTTgagtgtgaatattttctggattttttactgttgttacaAACTAGAATTTTTAACACCTTTTTCTGgtcatgtctttgttgttgttgggggtttttttaactaacttttaacttatttttaggttatttttggtaccttttactattttttttaattaattaattttttgcaaatttttggataGTTcgtctttcgttgctcattgactttttcctatacctttttccttttttgaaatcAAGCtaaatttctcaggtttcaaagggttaagtgagGTACAAATGTGCTAAAACTCTGCTGTCATGTCTTACACATGTTCAGTTTGAACCCCTCTCTTCACAATGTAGAAATTAGGAACCGAACTATGAGTAACCATAGCAACAAGTCTGTCACTTTGTGGGATGACTGCCACTAACGGACAGTAATTAACTTTTTTACCGGAGCTTTTCTGTAATTATGTTTTACAGCGTAATTACTCTCTTTAATGGTGCAGTAGATTACTGTAATTATTGAGTCATGTCATCAGACTGTTAAATATTCATGTGTCGGCTGATGATGAATCTTTTATTTAGCCAATAATTATGGCTGTTGACAGTCATTTTGTTTATGGTCATTATTATGAACAGATTGTGAgagtaaaaaaatagaaatattctgagagaaaagtgttattttaatACAGCCCTGTCACCAGAATTAAATGGCaccattgtacatttctgcaaacctgggatatgttacatttatacagagagacacctgccaagctgcagaccaacaaacaacaaaaccgtTGTTTCTGATcagctttttgctgttttctacAGAATTTTATGCACCAAATGTTTTGTAGCAAATAATTTTTCCAGTCTctggatagtgccacaaaagcAGTTATTTCAAGCCAACtgcagtgttgttgaaatgtaaagtttccaCGTATCCACTACATATTATCttgcaaatgttacatatctgtactttgcagaaatgtacatttttctgGCTAAggtctcatttaaaatgttgtaaaagtcataatattacaaggaAAAAGTCATGGTGTTAAATTGTAATTTTGCAAACCCAaagttacaatattttttaaaaaatcaatatattattattttaatattactgtattcttttttattttaacgatCTGCTGTGAGAGCAGACTGCCAGCTCTTTCCTTACTTTTGCGAAGTTTTGCTCCATCAGAAAAGTACTTTATTATTACAGATTTTAGGATACAGATTCAAAATGTCTATAACTGTGATGTGTTTTGAGGCTGAAACATTGCAGTGTTTGGATGAggcatcaaaatcaaaaaacatgaatctTATTCCAAACAGTGGTCCTAGCACTGTTGTAGTATagatatttatttgtaattccTGCGAGTGGTGTTGATCCTCTAACccaaaaactgttcacagctgctgcagtgaagTTAGTTTCATGTTGACGTCTACTTTTTCACACTGCACAGatcaacacatacacacacacacacatacaaacacacacacacacacacacacacacacagagttttgATACTACAGTAATTGTGTGCAGTAGTGATGTCGGATTAATAGGCGCCTCAGGCTGCAGATACAAACCTTAATCATCCATCAGCTCTGACAGCTGATATAATGATTACACAGCACACAAACAGGATCTGTCATCTCGCACTGTTTTCTCCACCACTCTGGAGGAAACAACCAATTTACTCTGAACATTTCAATTAAATCTCTCTGTCTTAGTGTACTCTATCTCCCTgcagctgattggctgtgaAATACTGCAGAGCACAACAAAAAGTACTCAAACTTACCACAAAGTACCGCAGTACTGGAGAAGAATATGTTAAACAGTGGCAAGCACTCAGATCCTTTACTATAGTAAAAGAGCTGCAAGCAAACAGTGAAGTTACTCagttacaagttaaagtcctgctTAAGTTTGTAGTCATTAAACTGTAGTTAAAGTAGCTCATTTGACACCCAGGTGCCAAGgtgcacttttcaaaaccaacaaacaacaaaactattttttggtGAGTAAATGCTGTTTCCtgtggctttttaggcaccaaatgtaTAAATTTTTTGTAGCAATCTGacgctgtttttccagcacagATGACGACAAAAAGTGGCAATTTTTACAAAGGCATTGCAGTGTTTCCAGCCAGGAAAGTGGCATaaaaagcagtcattttttaCCAAGATTTCACACTGTGTCCTGCCAGGATAGCATCattaaaagtagtttttttgttttcttaccaAAAAATTGAAGCATTTCCGGCAAGGATAGTGACATGAAAAGCTGTCattttattgtgtcattttctgCCGGGATAGTGtcacaaaataaagttgtttttaccGATACACTGCAGCGTCTTGTGCTGGgatagaaggaaaaaaaaaagctgtaaatttTTACCAAGGCATCacaaaagtgacatgaaaagcagTCAGTGTTTGAACAGAGGCATTGCTGCATTCCTTGCCAGGGTAGTGACGAGAAAATCGGTTGATTTTTGCAGAGACATTGCAGCATTTTCTGCTGAGATAGTGGCACCAAAAGCAATTGCTTTTTAGAAAGATATTGCAGCATCTCCTACCACGATAGCGGTACCAAAAGAAGTCGTTTTTACTAATACATCACAGCCTGTCCTGCCACAACAGTGCCACAGGAAGTGACTGTTTTTTATGAAGACATTGCAGTGattcctgccaggatagtggcacaaaaagttgatatttttttactgagacatcactgcatgGCTTGCTGGGATAGTGACATTAACAGAAGTCGCATTTAACAGAGACATGGATGCGTTTTCTGCACGTATGCATAGTGGTCAGTTCAAAACGAAGGCacataaagagaaaacaagTCTGTAAAAGTTTCAGAGGAAAAGGAATATAGACTTTTTCCAGTATTGGAGCTAAAAATATGAGGGTGGTGTTGAAGGTCATTAAGTTATTTGCCCATCGTCGTCACGTTTTTCATTAACTTCCTGCAGTAGGATGATGAATTTAAACTTTTCTATAGGCAAACACAGGTTTACAGATTAATTATGGAAACCCTTTCCTAAAACAAGCTTGGATTCATTTTCGgagctcatttaaaaacataagacTGGACCGTGTTCAATGCAAACCAAACAACACAGAGTGaacagcagaagaaaacagGAGCAGAAAAGACAGACTGAAGCTGCTGGCAGCTGCAAAAACGCCACTCGCCATCAGAGGAGGAAGATTGTGTAAATCTGCTTAAACAGACTTTAGCTTCATGCAACATTAATGTGAAGAGCTGCTGACAATACAGAGGGCTGGCCGTGCAGCCgcctgactgacagctgagtgTGTGGTGGAGTCACTCATGTGATAAACTCACTGCTGTCTGCAGAGCTGGACATTACATTCAATTATTACAGCATCAGCTCAGTATTGATGTTTGCACAGTTTATGgtattaatttaaaacagtCTTCAGGCTTCAGaccagctctgtgaggctgttaAGGAAACTGATTTGAAAGTTCTTTTTCATTCTTGTCTAAAATTgttgcaaaatttaaaaataaatacagtctTAAACCACGTCGTTTACAATTACACATCATTTAAGTTAAAACaggtttaattttctgcattttctcacATCCTTCTCACAAGTTGTTTGACCCAGAAGCTGTGAAAATAATGTGGCATAACTTGTGGGAcaaatgcgtgtgtgtgtgtgtgtttggctttaggtatctgcattttttccccaaactgcTGCAGTTCCTCACCTGTCCATCAGGTGTCCTCACTGTGTTTCGCAGTTAATCCCCTCAGCAGACAGGTGTTTTAGCTTTTCAGTCCTGGTTAACTCagcctgcaaaaaaacatttaactccTGATATTTGATTATATagtttcaatctttttttctgaaaatttattttagtttttatcaaattagctcctgatattttatttaattttagtctttttttctgaaaatttattttagttttcaaattttatttgttgtagttttgtttttaattttagagacaaaaacacattttagtgatGTTTTCATCCTATATTTTGAACTTTTATGCCTTCTCAGTTTTTTTATATCCAGCTGTCGCCATCTTTGTTGTGTACAGTTACCATTAAAGGTGTTGTTGTGGAGGTTAATGACTCTGCAGTGATACAGCAGACTGACTCACCTCAGTAAATCCAGCCGTCTCTCCCGCTCACCTGACATTAGCTCTGGCACAGCTACCTGCTCTGTCCTCTGCAGATCAGTCAGCTGATCACTCACTTATTCACTGAAATGCTGTTTATCTTCTGAGTTCAGCCTGACAGAAGCAGCTAAAACATCAGATAAGGCAGTGATTTATCTTCAGATAGATGGTTGACTGTCAAAGTTAATCCTAGAACTGACTCATTGTTTCCACATCACTTCATCATGTTAGAAGCGGTTTGTCTCGGCTGTTTAGTTGCTGCTGTTTTCTCTGTGGATCGTAGGTTAACCCCTCAAAACCTGGATccatatcagttttcttgtgccgcatttagactcctttcacaagctatttaaccctttgaaacttgagcaaactggtttgaaaagGCAAGAAATGTGCCCAAAACTGTAAGACACTAGCATTAGGTGGCAGTTTAGGGGAGAaaattttcctgaaaaaattgaatttatttttttaaaaatgtaatgtttaaaatttaGTTCCAGAGAAAATACAGtagaatatataaaataattactatttctaggtaatttttgtgttattttttgcactttttaaagtgttatttatttctttattttttgctttttttcagatgattactttgtaacttttttttgctgatttttgggctatgtcttgttaagttacttATTACCTTCtccccaagtttttgaaagaaatcaaaaccagtttcaaagggttaatttagtctgtaaaatatgtttcttgaAAGAGCCGCCAGCATCAAATCACATCACTGATGAAAACagaaagttacatttttaaccGTGTCACAACTTTTTTGGAACTGAGGttgtactttaactttatttaagcTTACTATGTTATCTTTAATTATCTGTTTTCACAGCAGCCTGTGCttaaaaaaggacatatttgttaaaaaaaaacaaacacataaattaatattttatctgCTTGCAATTacattaaagtgtgttttaatcattagtcaatgttttttgtattcttgTAGAGTAATCTTGTGGTGCTATAATTATCCAGttcagttgtgtgtttgtgtatgtgtctctAGCAGCAACCTGTTTGTCAGGAGGGAGTTTCTGATCCCTCGCATTTAGACTGACAGCGTGCTGCAGGTTGGATCAGTTTCCATCTGAGGATCAATTAAACTTATTTTATCACATTTCCAACAAGTCAGCAGCGCACACAGGTAAGTACAATCAGTTATTTGATATTGTGTTTTAGCTGTTAAATGTAACATGTATATTTAGAGGATAAAATGGTCACCTCTGTAGGCTTGGCCGGTAGCAGTTTGCTAAAATATGACTCAGTCTCATTCTGAACAAGGAAGTGCTGCATTACGGGTGTGTGAAGTTAACATGCATGTGTTGTTATGAAACTTTCCAGCACTGTAACTGACAGGAATTTAAGatcagctgctgttttataTGAAGGGAACACTTTAACAACAGCTACTTTTCAAGCTTACAGTGAGTTGTTACTGAGGAGAGCGAACGAAACAGTATTACAGCTAAAGTTTTAGTTTGTAGTTGCGTCCGCAGAAAAATGCCGgtcaccaaaagaaaatgttggcattgtacgtttctgcagaacatgaaaatgttgcatttgtacatttcataggTATCAtataaatgtttctaaagtgacgaaATATATTAACTGACATTGTCATACAGGAGAAGGGAATGGTGCCAAGCTTTCAGTCACTGTTCAAgatttacaaacaacaaaatgtgtgaTTTAAAGAGTTATTGCTGTTTTCCTAgctgggatagtgccatgaaaagtatGCATTTTAAGCCTAAAACATTATCACTTCCAAACCATaaccatgtgttttttgtgcctaaacctaaccccaCGCAGAATTGTtgaaatgcaaagttttaacgtatttgttaaataataacgtgcaaatgtcagatgtatctgtggtttgcagaaaagtattATTCCAACATCTTTTTCTGGTCATCAGGTTGGTAATAACATGCCAAATTTACAGCATCATCTTCAGTTAGGATTTTAAAACTCCTGACAGATGCATAAACAATAACCATGCACACGCTTTTCCCCTCATGTGTTCTTCACATCAGGCGTACAGTGTTTTAGATTAGATAGCTGCAGATTAAATGATAAGAATTAGATTAGATATAagttgagagacagaaagaaaaggttTAAGGTTGTTTGCCAACTTGCAAAGTGTACTTACATTTCACTTTGTGATACACGGGAATAAAATGTAGGGTACATTGTATGTAAACTCagatttgctgtgcattgtaggtattttacagtgcactatatagtggatgAACTTAACCACTGAGAATCTGAATACTACTACAGAATGGCAAACACTACATAGTGCGCTATTTCCGTGATAGGGAACAGTTTCAAACACAGTTTTAGACGTGACTCTGCTCAAAGATTTATCCATCTGGCCCTTGCAGTCTGAGCCCAGATTAAGTCAAACTTTCTCTTTGGTTCCAGGGTTTCAACATGTCGACTGCCAACTGTCTGCAGACTGAGGATCAGCTTCTGTGCTGCATCTGCCTGGATGTGTTCACGGATCCAGTCACGCTACCGTGTGGACACAACTTCTGCAAAAACTGCATCACACAGCACTTAAATTTCAATTCCCACCGCCAGTGTCCCATGTGTAAAGAGCAAGTTAATAAGAAATGTAAGCTTAAGGTGAATACTTTCATATCTGAGTTGGCTGATCAGTTCAGACAGTCAGCAGGAAGTAAAGCCAGTGACAGCTCAGAGCAACGAGTTGACACACCGGCAGAAGTTTCCTCTGACGTTCCTACTCGTACTAAACGTACTGGGCTAAAATCCTGCCTGTGGTTACTTCTGGCATGTCTAATCATCTACTTTGCAATTAACCTAAATCTTCACCAAACAATATCCAGCCTGACAActcatcagctgtttgataCAGAGGAGAACGTCGCGGTCAGCATGTGTCCTGAGCACGGCAAACCTCTGGATCTCTACTGCAAGAATGAAAACATGGCCATTTGTCAGACCTGCGCTGAGTCAAGTCACAGATTTCACCACATTGTTCCTCTGAAAGaagaatatgaagaaaaaaagacagagcttTGGAAAACAGAGGCTGCAATTCTGCAGAGTATCGTGGAAAGGCAACTGAAGATACAGGAGATCAAACACTGGGCAAAGCTCAGCAAggaagctgcagacagagagactgatGATGGCGTTCACGTCTTCAGCGGTTTGATTCAGTCTTTAGAAAAAGCTCGGGCCGAGCTCATCGAGAGGATCAAAGCGAagcagaaaacaacagagacacagGCCATAGATTTCATCCAAAAGATGAAGCAGGAAATCTCTGAGCTGATCAGGAGACGTGCTGAGGTAGAGCAGCTCTCACACTCTGAAGatcacctccacctcctgcagAGCTTCACATCCGTGAACGTCGCTCCACCCGCCAACCACCTGCCAGACATCAGCATCTGTCCAGTGTCCCATGAAGAAATCCTGAGGACAGCTCTGGTGACTGCGCTGGATCAGCTGACAGAGAAAGTTAGAGATAAGATGGAGAAGCTGCGTGAAGCTGAGCTGATGAGCGTCCAGCAGAGTGCAGTGGATGTGACTCTGGATCCTGACACGGCGCATCCTGCTCTTGCTCTGTCTGATGATGGGAAACAAGTGCATCACAGTGGCGTGAGAAACAAACTCCCAGACAGCTCAAAACGATTTGAACGTCAGCATTTTGTGTTGGGGAAGCAGGGATTCTCTTGTGGAAGATTTTACTACGATGTTCAAGTTAAGGGCAAGATGATGTGGATTTTAGGCGTGGCCAAAGAGTCTgttgaaaggaagaaaaatactGAACTCAACCCTGAGAATGGCTACTGGACTATTTTTCAGTCTCGGAAACACTTGTTTGCACTGGCTAGCAGGgctgtgtctttctctgtgaATGACCCTCCTGACAGGGTGAGAGTGTTTGTGGACTACGACGAGGGTCTGGTCTCTTTTTACAACGCAGATTCTGCAGCTCTTCTTTACTCCTTCACTGGATGCTCCTTCACTGAGAAGCTCTACCCTTTCTTTAGTCCTGGTAGTATTGACTCTGCCGCTCTGATTATCTCTCCTGTCAATCAACACAGATGAAACTAATCATTGCTTTTGCACCAACCAGCGGCCGCAACTCGATAATCGTTAAGGCCCAGACGCATCAAACCAACATCAGAGAATTAGCAGCGACCAAAGCCCCCTGCTGCGACGCCTTACAGTGtttgtgtcttggccaaaaagttgcacgcttactccatgccacacaagtttatctAGGACAATATTTCAATCCCGCTCGGATtttcatcaggtcaaaatgtttgagAAATAAAACCCCGCTTGTATCTATACATAATGCACACCAACAGGCTGACGAGCTCTACGGTTGCAGGTGCGGTTAACTTACAGTGATGTCAAGGTcatattacaaaacatcaaacatttctCAGTTGAGAAACATTATATCAGGATTCTTTGTATCAAAATTcatctttttgtcaaaatacttTACATTAAAATCCATCATTCAGCTACATCACCTGTGTTCAAAGTTGATAAAAAATGAGCATAAGGCAAAGAGAGtttcaatattttcattatgtGCTCAGTGTCACCTTTTAGTGTTCATTTGAagaagacattttttgacattttcacagtgatgtaaaatagatatttttaaggGCGTTTTTTATGTGACAGAAAGTTatattaaaggttgttttttattactt
This genomic interval from Plectropomus leopardus isolate mb chromosome 22, YSFRI_Pleo_2.0, whole genome shotgun sequence contains the following:
- the LOC121961392 gene encoding E3 ubiquitin-protein ligase TRIM41-like is translated as MSTANCLQTEDQLLCCICLDVFTDPVTLPCGHNFCKNCITQHLNFNSHRQCPMCKEQVNKKCKLKVNTFISELADQFRQSAGSKASDSSEQRVDTPAEVSSDVPTRTKRTGLKSCLWLLLACLIIYFAINLNLHQTISSLTTHQLFDTEENVAVSMCPEHGKPLDLYCKNENMAICQTCAESSHRFHHIVPLKEEYEEKKTELWKTEAAILQSIVERQLKIQEIKHWAKLSKEAADRETDDGVHVFSGLIQSLEKARAELIERIKAKQKTTETQAIDFIQKMKQEISELIRRRAEVEQLSHSEDHLHLLQSFTSVNVAPPANHLPDISICPVSHEEILRTALVTALDQLTEKVRDKMEKLREAELMSVQQSAVDVTLDPDTAHPALALSDDGKQVHHSGVRNKLPDSSKRFERQHFVLGKQGFSCGRFYYDVQVKGKMMWILGVAKESVERKKNTELNPENGYWTIFQSRKHLFALASRAVSFSVNDPPDRVRVFVDYDEGLVSFYNADSAALLYSFTGCSFTEKLYPFFSPGSIDSAALIISPVNQHR